A portion of the Lolium rigidum isolate FL_2022 chromosome 1, APGP_CSIRO_Lrig_0.1, whole genome shotgun sequence genome contains these proteins:
- the LOC124660445 gene encoding putative B3 domain-containing protein Os06g0632500 encodes MMLHWMRGYYLLLQSVLNWHSVNMTNATWAWDILAVFLRLHFERPQSTRLCVAAHRDLSSETPTGASPVRPSVSYYSPSLPLPAVFTSTAPTTTLCRRSRDELALTKHGKLRPPPAAQRVPAEFAARLEPGAGEEEAEVTVLGPVGKVWRVELRWQDGACWLGNGWAKLTAALGIAAGWSVVLRRERRGVATLSAFDPGRCLARLCTPHAGDSSTHSVTCKNRPRFIKLLEQDDLEKMRIPNKFVQQHLTQAGSCISSQNAMIFCPLRKFWRVKLDHGHSDVLHGDDWPRFVTAHDLSEGNILLFRYEGNMVLSVEVFLRNGCLKEYHTTLALCTTDGARGPSSALPQSGKRPVVAPFSKKRKNDKNVVYAISAPVRPQSKPAAILPRESFTKEINNYALTKYLAVKGTFCASIGLVGACTIQLKTSMNNTRSWPVAFNITKTYGYIRGKGWQRFCRDNEVEEGDRCIFKAIEKMVWLVLIK; translated from the exons ATGATGTTGCACTGGATGCGCGGCTACTACCTGCTGCTGCAGTCTGTGCTCAATTGGCATTCTGTGAACATGACAAATGCGACCTGGGCGTGGGATATACTAGCAGTATTCCTTCGGTTGCATTTTGAGCGTCCACAGTCCACACG GCTTTGCGTGGCCGCCCACCGTGACCTCTCCTCGGAGACTCCAACCGGCGCATCGCCGGTCCGTCCGTCCGTCTCGTACTACTCTCCTTCTCTGCCTTTACCTGCTGTCTTCACAAGCACAGCACCGACCACCACACTGTGCCGGAGGAGCAGGGACGAGCTCGCTCTCACCAAGCATGGCAAACTCCGCCCGCCCCCCGCGGCTCAA CGCGTTCCGGCGGAGTTCGCGGCGCGCCTCGAGCCCGgcgccggggaggaggaggcggaggtgaccGTGCTGGGCCCGGTCGGCAAGGTCTGGCGCGTGGAGCTGCGCTGGCAGGACGGCGCGTGCTGGCTGGGCAACGGCTGGGCGAAGCTCACCGCCGCGCTCGGCATCGCCGCGGGATGGTCCGTCGTGCTGCGGCGCGAGCGGCGCGGGGTAGCCACCCTCAGCGCGTTCGACCCTGGCCGATGCCTCGCGCGCCTCTGCACCCCACACGCAGGTGATTCTTCTACGCACA GCGTGACGTGCAAGAACAGGCCTCGGTTCATCAAGTTGCTCGAACAGGATGACCTGGAGAAGATG AGAATCCCTAATAAGTTTGTGCAGCAGCACCTCACGCAAGCTGGAAGTTGCATAAGCAGCCAGAACGCCATGATCTTTTGCCCTCTACGCAAGTTCTGGCGAGTCAAGCTAGACCATGGTCACTCGGATGTGCTGCACGGAGACGATTGGCCGCGGTTCGTGACAGCGCATGATCTCTCCGAAGGGAACATCCTGCTGTTCAGGTATGAAGGTAACATGGTGCTTTCAGTCGAGGTGTTCCTACGGAATGGGTGTCTCAAGGAGTACCATACAACACTTGCTCTGTGTACAACTGATGGTGCAAGGGGGCCAAGCTCTGCACTCCCACAAA GTGGCAAGCGCCCTGTAGTTGCACCTTTCAGCAAGAAAAGGAAGAACGACAAAAACGTGGTTTACGCTATTTCTGCGCCGGTCCGGCCGCAGAGCAAACCTGCTGCCATTTTGCCAAGGGAGTCTTTCACAAAGGAGATCAACAACTATGCTCTTACTAAATACTTA GCTGTGAAAGGGACCTTTTGCGCATCAATTGGTCTTGTAGGAGCATGCACAATCCAACTTAAAACATCCATGAACAACACAAGATCTTGGCCAGTAGCTTTTAACATCACCAAGACCTACGGCTACATAAGGGGAAAAGGTTGGCAAAGGTTTTGCAGAGACAACGAGGTTGAAGAAGGTGACCGTTGCATCTTCAAGGCTATTGAAAAAATGGTCTGGCTTGTTCTGATCAAGTGA
- the LOC124660455 gene encoding putative B3 domain-containing protein Os06g0632500, which translates to MAHSAQRPRHKYAAVSLSPSCLHRLHLPAEFAARLEPGAGEEEREVTVMGPLGKVWRVELRWQDSVCWLGSGWPELAAALGIGTGWSVVLRRERRGVATLSAFDPGCCLARLCTPHAGSSQGVACKNRPRFIKVIQPDDLEKMRIPDKFVQQHLTEAGACLSSQNAMIVCPLGKFWRVKLDHGQSDVLCGDEWPQFVMAHDLSEGNILLFRYEGTNMVFSVEVFLRNGCLKEYHTTLALCTTDGARGPSDTSPQRPTTPSLSMKRKNDRQVVYAISAPTQLKSKPAVISPRHSFTKKITSFALHKHFVSTAFVLFILWFVAYIELDTAN; encoded by the exons ATGGCGCACTCCGCCCAGCGCCCACGGCACAAGTATGCGGCGGTGTCGCTGTCGCCGAGCTGCCTCCACAGGCTG CACCTTCCGGCGGAGTTCGCGGCGCGGCTCGAGCCCGGCGCcggggaggaggagcgggaggtgACCGTGATGGGCCCGCTCGGCAAGGTCTGGCGCGTGGAGCTGCGCTGGCAGGACAGCGTGTGCTGGCTGGGCAGCGGCtggccggagctcgccgccgcgcTCGGCATCGGCACGGGGTGGTCCGTCGTGCTGCGGCGCGAGCGGCGCGGGGTGGCCACCCTCAGCGCGTTCGACCCGGGCTGTTGCCTCGCGCGCCTCTGCACCCCACACGCAGGTTCATCACA AGGCGTGGCATGCAAGAACAGGCCACGATTCATCAAGGTGATCCAACCGGATGACCTCGAGAAGATG AGGATACCTGATAAGTTTGTGCAGCAGCACTTGACCGAAGCTGGAGCTTGCCTGAGCAGCCAGAACGCCATGATCGTCTGCCCTCTCGGCAAGTTCTGGCGAGTCAAGCTAGACCATGGTCAGTCAGATGTGCTGTGCGGAGATGAATGGCCCCAGTTCGTGATGGCGCATGATCTGTCCGAAGGGAACATCCTGCTGTTCAGGTATGAAGGCACCAACATGGTGTTTTCAGTCGAGGTGTTCCTGCGGAATGGGTGTCTCAAGGAGTACCACACAACACTTGCTCTGTGTACAACTGATGGTGCAAGGGGGCCAAGCGATACATCCCCACAAA GGCCAACAACTCCATCTCTCAGTATGAAAAGGAAGAACGACAGACAGGTGGTTTATGCAATTTCTGCACCAACCCAGTTAAAGAGCAAACCTGCTGTCATTTCGCCAAGGCACTCGTTCACGAAGAAGATCACCAGCTTTGCTCTTCATAAACACTTTGTGAGCACTGCATTTGTTCTCTTTATACTTTGGTTTGTTGCATATATAGAATTGGACACAGCTAATTGA
- the LOC124660465 gene encoding uncharacterized protein LOC124660465, with product MEVDSETTEEVGSKREIHQNGSERRTSRKITPIEYPSWMNASDKRKHESYMKLLVAKWNAQNPNVTPLVLEELTQEQRASLKQEHLAREKEIGEAYAARMKEEDARVEAERDPNEDNDDRLYQHYREHWEWKTNKEFGSFEDRTRIPAMCFTVDPMPRISRTMRSMQIFSVKVKEVCGDLHWPLDVFGIIAVRDDLDYNRNVIFERNRDNCQTLNEQDPYLVLTGPVRAPVSMFGPMRLDVILKVRRTNVSEDKVLSLIGERYECCESINYQASNGESALRSCVSSEKYKSKLSTLELTCGIVVKSIEATISVRIVEGSWPDGFSGQFTAFTASVSHMRVSLLKFGDGSAPVSAAADGTLELSRRVVSVEIFGELRICASARNGSNKVEPEVSFQPLKSGRSSRPLTVGSCEMEVTVCWSLFPFRYPTGCTSSSNGVASKAG from the exons ATGGAGGTAGATTCGGAGACGACGGAGGAGGTGGGGAGTAAGAGGGAAATCCACCAGAACGGTTCGGAGAGGAGAACGTCGAGGAAGATCACACCGATCGAGTATCCATCATGGATGAATGCTTCCGACAAGCGGAAACATGAGAGTTATATGAAGCTATTGGTGGCCAAGTGGAACGCCCAGAACCCCAATGTGACGCCGCTTGTGCTGGAAGAGCTCACGCAGGAGCAGCGGGCGTCGCTGAAACAAGAGCATTTGGCCAGGGAGAAAGAGATTGGCGAGGCGTACGCAGCCAGGATGAAGGAGGAAGACGCGAGAGTGGAGGCGGAAAGGGATCCGAACGAAGACAACGACGACCGGCTTTACCAACACTACCGAGAGCATTGGGAGTGGAAAACAAACAAAGAGTTCGGCTCCTTCGAGGACAGGA CTCGGATCCCTGCTATGTGCTTCACGGTTGATCCGATGCCTCGTATCAGCAGGACCATGCGTTCCATGCAGATCTTTTCAGTCAAAGTCAAGGAAGTGTGCGGGGATTTACACTGGCCGCTGGATGTGTTTGGTATCATTGCTGTGAGGGACGACCTGGATTACAATCGAAATGTCATCTTTGAGCGCAACAGGGACAACTGTCAAACCCTCAATGAGCAG GATCCATATTTAGTACTAACAGGTCCTGTCCGTGCTCCTGTGAGTATGTTTGGGCCTATGCGTTTGGACGTCATCCTGAAGGTGAGGCGCACTAACGTATCCGAGGACAAAGTTCTAAGCCTGATAGGCGAACGCTATGAATGCTGTGAATCAATCAATTATCAGGCGAGTAATGGAGAGAGTGCCCTCAGATCGTGTGTGAGCAGTGAGAAATATAAAAGCAAGCTCAGTACACTGGAGCTGACATGTGGCATCGTGGTTAAATCCATTGAGGCCACAATCAGTGTCCGTATTGTTGAAGGGTCATGGCCAGATGGATTCAGCGGGCAATTCACTGCCTTTACTGCTAGTGTCAGTCACATGAGGGTGTCGCTATTAAAATTTGGAGATGGAAGTGCGCCTGTTTCTGCCGCCGCTGATGGTACCTTGGAGCTCTCACGGCGTGTGGTTTCTGTTGAAATATTTGGGGAGCTGCGAATCTGTGCATCAGCGCGGAATGGCAGCAACAAGGTTGAGCCTGAGGTGTCCTTTCAACCTTTGAAATCTGGTAGAAGCTCTCGTCCTCTTACAGTTGGCTCGTGTGAAATGGAAGTTACCGTTTGCTGGTCTCTTTTCCCGTTTCGTTATCCCACTGGCTGCACTTCTTCAAGCAATGGTGTGGCAAGCAAGGCTGGGTGA
- the LOC124660475 gene encoding uncharacterized protein LOC124660475, which translates to MGGSQSCFGGGGRDYEEYEQPWRSARKVRPSDEDGLWYVGERDVDRKATEFIARFHASASYVEA; encoded by the coding sequence ATGGGAGGGAGCCAGTCATGCTTCGGCGGTGGCGGCCGGGACTACGAAGAGTACGAGCAGCCGTGGCGGTCGGCGAGGAAGGTGAGGCCGAGCGACGAGGACGGGCTGTGGTATGTCGGCGAGCGCGACGTCGACAGGAAGGCCACGGAGTTCATCGCCAGGTTCCACGCCTCCGCCAGCTACGTGGAGGCTTGA